In Marinobacter antarcticus, one genomic interval encodes:
- a CDS encoding ArsJ-associated glyceraldehyde-3-phosphate dehydrogenase: MSKIKVGINGFGRIGRLALRAAWGWPELEFVAINDPGADTHTLAHLLNFDSVHGRWSHEAEASGDEMVIDGKRITVTHNKAIGDTDWSGCDLVIEASGANKKVAALQGYLDQGVKRVVVTAPVKEAGAKNIVLGVNEHIFDPANDRIITAASCTTNCLAPVVKVIHEKLGIKHGSITTIHSLTNTQTIIDAPHKDLRRARSCGSSLIPTSTGSATAIIEIFPELKGRLDGHAVRVPLTNASLTDCVFEVETPTDRDTVNQLLKKAAEGELKDILGYEERPLVSIDYKTDPRSSIVDALSTLVVNGTQVKIYAWYDNEWGYANRTAELVRKVGSA, translated from the coding sequence ATGAGTAAGATCAAAGTAGGCATTAACGGATTTGGCCGCATTGGCCGCCTGGCTCTGAGGGCGGCCTGGGGCTGGCCGGAACTGGAATTTGTCGCCATCAATGATCCGGGGGCAGACACCCATACCTTGGCACACCTACTGAACTTTGACAGTGTTCACGGTCGCTGGAGCCATGAGGCCGAGGCCAGTGGCGATGAGATGGTGATTGATGGCAAGCGCATCACCGTCACTCACAACAAGGCTATCGGCGATACTGACTGGTCCGGCTGCGACCTGGTGATCGAAGCCAGCGGCGCGAACAAGAAGGTAGCGGCGTTGCAGGGCTACCTGGATCAGGGCGTGAAGCGTGTGGTGGTCACTGCGCCGGTGAAGGAAGCGGGGGCCAAGAATATCGTATTGGGTGTGAACGAGCATATTTTCGATCCGGCCAACGACCGCATCATTACCGCTGCGTCCTGCACCACCAACTGCCTGGCGCCTGTGGTAAAAGTCATTCATGAGAAACTCGGCATCAAACACGGCTCTATCACCACCATCCACAGCCTGACCAACACTCAGACCATAATCGACGCGCCGCACAAGGACCTGCGCCGGGCACGCTCCTGTGGCAGTTCGCTGATCCCCACCAGCACAGGGTCCGCCACCGCGATTATCGAGATCTTCCCGGAGCTGAAGGGGCGGCTGGATGGTCACGCCGTGCGGGTTCCGCTGACGAACGCCTCGCTGACTGACTGCGTTTTTGAAGTGGAAACGCCGACGGATCGCGACACCGTGAACCAGTTGTTGAAGAAAGCCGCCGAGGGCGAACTCAAGGATATTCTGGGCTACGAAGAGCGCCCGCTGGTGTCCATCGACTACAAAACCGATCCGCGCTCATCCATTGTCGACGCCCTGTCCACGCTAGTGGTCAACGGCACTCAGGTGAAGATCTACGCCTGGTACGACAACGAATGGGGTTACGCTAACCGCACCGCGGAACTGGTACGCAAGGTAGGTTCTGCCTGA
- a CDS encoding ArsR/SmtB family transcription factor: protein MKSRVLHQKQTGLKPADCNPVTIFKALGDELRLSALLLIRDQEKLCVCELTEAFEVSQPKVSRHLASLRDAGLVETERRGQWVYYYLNPRLPAWVSRVLNEAAQNNQALIETPLAQLQAMAQRSVVQCA from the coding sequence ATGAAAAGTAGAGTCCTGCACCAGAAACAAACCGGCCTGAAACCGGCAGACTGCAACCCGGTGACTATTTTCAAGGCGCTGGGTGATGAGTTGCGGCTGTCAGCTCTGTTGCTGATCCGGGATCAGGAAAAGCTGTGCGTGTGCGAACTGACCGAAGCCTTTGAGGTGTCCCAGCCGAAAGTCAGCCGGCACCTGGCCAGCCTGCGAGATGCCGGACTGGTGGAAACGGAACGTCGTGGCCAATGGGTCTATTATTATCTTAACCCCCGGCTACCAGCCTGGGTTTCGCGGGTTCTGAATGAAGCCGCTCAGAACAATCAGGCATTGATCGAAACTCCCTTGGCGCAGTTGCAGGCCATGGCGCAGCGCTCGGTTGTGCAGTGCGCCTGA